In Brockia lithotrophica, one DNA window encodes the following:
- a CDS encoding NAD(P)/FAD-dependent oxidoreductase yields MVQEFDVLVLGGGYAGLLAALRLGKRLAGKPFRVGLVDRNPYHTLVTELHRVAAGTASPTAVRIPFAKILKDKPVSFVRAEVHALDLRERRVDTSAGALHYKILLVALGGEAETYGIPGVAEHALSATALAPARLFRYRLEHNLARYAYTQDDAFRTVVIGGAGFTGVELAGELAFRAPDFREAFDLPDTEGGLRIFVAEATDRALPPFPEELGRYAARRLAERGVRFLFGSPFREVREEGVLLGDGTFLPARTVAWCGGVRAPEVLRRAGFPIQNGRIPVGNDLRVPGFEDVFAVGDVAFFVDEDLGPLPPTAQTAIQMGPQAAENAAALLTGGSVQPLRAKNRGAVATLGPQDAVGCLYGRYRIYGRLAFWTKRAIEMRYLAILRREAGWYTP; encoded by the coding sequence GTGGTGCAAGAATTCGACGTCCTCGTCCTCGGTGGAGGATACGCAGGGCTCCTCGCTGCCCTGCGCTTGGGGAAGCGCCTTGCGGGAAAGCCCTTTCGCGTTGGCCTTGTGGACCGCAACCCGTACCACACGCTGGTGACCGAACTCCACCGGGTGGCGGCGGGCACCGCTTCACCGACCGCCGTACGGATCCCCTTCGCCAAAATCCTTAAGGACAAGCCCGTTTCCTTCGTCCGGGCGGAAGTCCACGCACTCGACCTCCGGGAACGTCGCGTGGACACTTCCGCGGGGGCACTACACTACAAGATCCTCCTCGTCGCCTTAGGGGGAGAGGCAGAAACATACGGGATCCCCGGGGTAGCGGAACACGCCCTTTCGGCCACTGCCCTCGCTCCGGCAAGGCTTTTCCGCTACCGCTTAGAGCACAACCTCGCACGCTACGCGTACACGCAGGACGACGCCTTCCGCACGGTCGTCATCGGAGGGGCGGGGTTTACGGGAGTGGAGCTCGCGGGCGAACTGGCGTTCCGCGCCCCCGACTTCCGCGAGGCCTTCGACCTTCCGGATACGGAAGGCGGGCTTCGGATCTTCGTCGCCGAGGCGACAGATCGGGCTCTCCCGCCCTTTCCCGAGGAGCTCGGCCGCTACGCTGCCCGCCGTTTGGCGGAACGCGGCGTACGCTTCCTCTTCGGCAGCCCGTTCCGCGAAGTTCGCGAGGAGGGGGTGCTCCTGGGTGACGGAACCTTCCTCCCCGCACGGACGGTCGCCTGGTGTGGGGGCGTGCGCGCTCCGGAAGTCCTCCGCCGTGCGGGATTTCCCATACAAAACGGTCGCATTCCCGTCGGCAACGACCTCAGGGTTCCCGGGTTCGAAGACGTGTTCGCCGTGGGGGACGTCGCCTTCTTCGTCGACGAGGATCTGGGTCCCCTTCCCCCCACGGCGCAGACGGCGATTCAAATGGGTCCACAAGCCGCGGAAAACGCCGCCGCTCTCCTCACCGGCGGGAGCGTACAGCCGCTTCGCGCGAAAAACCGCGGAGCGGTGGCGACGCTTGGGCCTCAGGATGCCGTAGGTTGCCTGTACGGACGCTACCGGATCTACGGTCGCTTGGCCTTTTGGACGAAGCGGGCGATCGAGATGCGCTACCTCGCCATCCTCCGACGCGAGGCGGGGTGGTATACGCCGTAA
- a CDS encoding ferritin-like domain-containing protein yields MLEAKKAIVAGLIVLGIGALGGTAYALCGQSGKAEPKGTSYAVENAAQGAATSPNAHQYRAQTRATDPSQQPTTGTGQGTEAPTAPVDSAPATSQEGDVAMVAHIGALNDPDLDLAKMLTYAIQDEYIAHAEYTKILETYGTVNPFANIREAEAQHIALLTPLLEKYGVPVPDRASISAYVSVPPSLRDAALTGVQAEIDNIAMYDRFLSDPTLPADVRDAFLKLKSASTNHLAAFERAAARY; encoded by the coding sequence ATGCTCGAGGCAAAAAAGGCGATCGTTGCTGGTCTAATCGTCCTGGGAATCGGCGCCCTCGGCGGAACGGCCTACGCCCTCTGCGGGCAGTCGGGCAAGGCCGAACCCAAAGGAACGTCCTACGCCGTCGAAAACGCGGCGCAAGGTGCCGCGACTTCCCCGAACGCCCACCAGTACCGCGCGCAAACCCGCGCGACGGACCCGAGTCAGCAACCGACGACTGGCACAGGGCAAGGGACGGAAGCACCCACCGCGCCGGTTGACAGCGCCCCCGCGACCTCCCAAGAAGGAGACGTGGCCATGGTCGCCCACATCGGTGCCCTAAACGATCCGGACCTCGACCTCGCCAAGATGCTCACCTACGCGATCCAGGACGAGTACATCGCCCATGCCGAGTACACCAAGATCCTCGAGACATACGGCACCGTGAACCCCTTTGCCAACATCCGCGAAGCCGAGGCACAGCACATCGCGCTTCTTACGCCTCTCCTCGAAAAGTACGGCGTCCCGGTTCCGGATCGGGCGAGCATCTCCGCCTACGTGTCCGTGCCCCCGTCCCTCCGAGATGCGGCCCTCACCGGCGTGCAAGCCGAGATCGACAACATCGCCATGTACGACCGCTTCTTGAGCGACCCGACCCTTCCCGCCGACGTGCGGGACGCCTTCCTCAAGCTCAAGAGCGCCTCGACGAACCACCTCGCGGCCTTCGAACGCGCGGCGGCGCGGTACTAA